The Meles meles chromosome 6, mMelMel3.1 paternal haplotype, whole genome shotgun sequence DNA segment ggttgataaaaataaatgtggctACATCTCTGCCGATCTTTTAGACCTCTGTAAATACTTAAGAACTTTTCAGCACAATCTTAATTTTGACATTAAATATCAAGATCAGTTTTATGGATGCCTAACATATATGCCTAACATATCGGGAATGGTGATGGATCAGTGTGGGGAGATCTGCTCTGGAAAAAAGTTACAGGCTGCTTAcatattaagttaaaaaagtaCTGTAGCTATTTTAAGTGCTAAGTAAATGATACAAGTAGTAAAGTTTAGAGAAGAGTTTGGAGAGTTTAATGTGGGCTTAAATGGTAGTAGTACTGGGAGTTCTGGGTATAATGGAGATATCTTAAATAACAGGAAGTGACTTCAATATCCAACATTAGCTACTCTGGGACTATTTATAAGGTTACAGGCATATCATCATTAAGtactattttaaagataaatgcaaatatatatcATGATTATACATGAAGTTCATGTACTTATACACGaaacctaaaaagaaaatgtatgcttttttaaaatgttgctacATTTTACATTCCTTAAAATGTATGTATGATTTGACCAAACAATTAcacttctagaaatgtatcctaGAAAACTAGTTCTAATAGACGATGCTTTATAGCCACTTCTTTCTAGCGAAGAATTCACGTGCACATGCACATGTGCATGTTAGGTTATTCAACACTTCACATATTTAAAACAAGCACAAAATTTGTCTCCTGGAAAAATGGTTTAATTAGATTAGACCCAAACATTCACTATTCAAAGACAGTCACTCACCAACAGGACTGGAGAAAATAAAGCACAGAGGATATGAAACTCTTCCATCGTCATGTTGGTATTTATAACTATACACAATGAAGGTTTTTCTCAagttaaagaaactaaaattacTGCTCTATTTGACACAAGTACTTACCAACAAAGTTTTGAAACAAAATACACACCTGGAAAGCTAGTGAGTGGTAAGTTTCTGTCCTCTCTATTTAAGCCATACCTTTATTATCATTATCTTTCCACAAAAGCACACATGAGCCCCAAAGATAAGGTACAAAAACATATaatctgtcaaaaataaatttgttaaaagtatggattttttctaaatttttactgTAAACACATAATAATAAGTTTataaagggaattttttaaaaaggaaataattcatcCCACTAGTATGtcaatttcccatttttcttagTCCAACATGTGTGCACTTTTTGATTGTGATCATGGTATAGgagaaaattttgtaaaatacaggacttttaaaaattgaacaaaccaacttcataaataaaattctgaccactaaagaaaacaaatctttttaaagcaCTAAGAAAAGGATATCGAGGTTGTCGTTCAGGTAGTTCATCTTTAAGTTCATCTGGTGAAATGCCCTGgcaccataaagaaaaaaaacttgtaagCATTTTCTGACCCTAAAACCTTAAGAAATATTCCAAGCACCCATTCTACTAACAGATATAAATTCATAACCATATACCACAACATAAAATCTTATGTTACTAAATTGTATATAACCTGAGATTACTCAACCCTTAATCCACTGAAGGCCCACTCAGTTTAGTTCCATTTATTAACAAAATAGTTGTGCTCATGTTCCGCTAAAAGGAAATAACTGAGTAAGATAATAAGCCAACCATCAAAAAAACATCAATGTCTGATTTAGGGGGGAAAGTGAATTTCTTTTCAGTCTAAATTAGTTACTTTATTTGACAAACTAAGTGCTTAGGTTATagcattttagtttttaattactGGCCAAGCAATTGAGAAGTTACACCGGACATGTAGCCTTATCTTCTATCACTTATTACACCGGATTTCAGTAATGTTTTAAAGAAGGTGATACAATTAGCAAGACAACATGCTACCTAATAATTAGCACAGGCTTTTCATGCATAATGAGCATTTATTTAGACTCATTGTAAAAGTACACGTAATATATCAACTCTTAGGCAATAATAATTGCTTAACTATAAAAATGTACTTAGCTGATCAAACAAACCTCAAGCTCTTCATCCAGTACCACCAGGCGCTTATCCTTATCAAtcttcactaaaataaaaatacagtgtcAGTAAACTGTGATTCTAATGGACCTTGATCTCTCCAACCCAGAGTCTCAGCCCTTTTTCGGGcatctaaaattaaaacattaagaaaCACAAACATAAACCTCATTTGCAGTTTCGTTTATGGTCTATTAACTAGCTGTGCTTTTCAAGCAGTCAGCATTTAAAGGCTTTTACCCACAATTTCCATCACCTAATTTGTGTATTTACAATTTTATGTCAACTCCTTACATTTTCTGAGTATCTGAAGAATTTTGTAACTCAAATGCAACTTCCCACATAATAAGGTCTGAAAGGGTGACTGTAAATGAGACTGGTCTATGTAACATGGTTAGAACTGCAAGAGACAAGCAGACCAGGAGTTAAGATAGAACCGCGACCAATTCCCAGCTTCTCCAGAGTCAAGACTTCATAGAGCAATGGGATTATTATGAGATAGTGGATTACCAAATAGCAGTGAGAGCCATATCCAAATATACAAAACATAATCCAAAGCCAAGCTGAAATATGTTTAGATAATCTATGCCTTTATTCTTTCTATTACTCTAAAAAGTTGGCCATTTTTGGTTTTACACTAATTTCATAATAAATTCTGTAAGATATTAAGGTCTCAAATAGCTTTACCTCTCACAGCACAAAAGCACGGACACGAATTTTCACTTTTAAGAACTGTTTGCCTACattgtagtttttcttttaagaggtttttaaaaatttatttatttgacagagagagagagaccacaagtaggcagagaggcaggcagagagagagggggaagcaggctccctgccaagcagagagccagacacgagcctatcccaggaccccgaggttaagctgaggcagaggcttaacccactgagccacccaggcacccaaaactcATTACAAGTTGTCACTACCTCATTAACTCACATCTGCCAGATGCCTCTCTGTTAAGTATAGTCTATAGAGATCTACACTGTTACCCCTTTGCCCTTCTTTCACCTTTCTAAATCCCTACCCCACATATTAAATACTACTTAAGAAtataaaagaggggcacctgggtggctcagtgggttaaagcctctgccttcggctcaggtcatgatcccagggttctgggatcaagccccacatcgggctctctgctcagcggggagcctgcttcctcctctctctctctctctctgtctgcctctctgcctaactgtgatctctatcaaataaataaagtctttaaaaaaaattaaaaaaaaaaaagaatataaaagaaatctGCCTAACATCAGATAATCTCACAGTGGGAGAGGCAATATGCAAATCATTCTTTCCACTGTCAGAAGTCAGTCACgcttaaaagtaatctctatgaaACAAGCGGCTCAAATCAAAAATTGAAATAAGGCCTCAAATCACTGTCAAGACAATGCTGAACACTTTAACATTTTAGGTGCAGGCAAAGGTTTCTGGCTGAGATTGAATGAGCAGGCAATTTTTAGCCTCCTGAGAAGTTAAAGGATGGAGTTGGATGGGTCACTACAATGACCAGGTGGCTGAGATCATCTTCTCCAGAGCTGAACAGGCAGCTGAGGAGAGAGGTAGGGCACTCCACCTCTGTTCTGGGATAACAGctgttatttacttttttttttttttttaaagattttatttatttatttgacagacagagatcataggtaggcagagaggcagccagagagagaggaggggaagcaggctccctgctgagcagagagcctgatgcggggctcgatcccaggaccctgggaccatgacctgggccgaaggcagaggctttaacccactgagccacccagatgcccctgttatttactttttaaagtgatgtaaaagcaagacaaagggaaacctgagtggctccgtcagttaagattgtccctttggctcaggtcataatcccagggtcctgggatggagtccccatcccccccccccccttgctcaataggaagcctgcttctccctggcactccccctgcttgtgcacaccaCACCCCCAtgcctgcattctctctctctgacaagtaaatacatacaatctttttaaaaataaataaataaatacataaaagcaaGGGGGAAGATTAAAACAGAAGGAGACAAATTATTTCCTAATGGCTCAGTTTATTCAATGTAGCTACAagataaaaatcaatgaagaCCATGTAACTGAGGCAATCACGTTAAGCTTACTTATAATGGCAGCATTGTTCGTTTCTTTGCGAAAACGAAACTTTCTCAGCTTTTCCACTAAATCTTCGGCGACATCACAAACCACCAAAGACTcactctagaaaagaaaaaaaaatcatgtataaaACACTGTAACTTTAGGACAAGTAtgtgttaaaattataaaacttaataCCTTTAAAAACATACGCTGACATCTACAAAGGTCACAAATGTGGGTTAACGTGAAACACACGAATACTTAAAAAGGTTTTAAATCTACCAACGTGTGTATCTAAATTATACACACTTGTTCATCTACATCTAGGCTACGCTTTAACTTTCTCTTTGGCTAATAAATAGCTTAAAGACGTAGATACAATAATGTGCAACTTCATCAGAATCgtagaggaagagaagaatatAGGAAATTCAAGGACCACTGTCTGCTCTTACAAAGTATGACATTTTTGCACTATGCAGGAAAGTaatctttattttactttgaatTAATAAGACCTTGGTTCATTTTTGTGTCTTATAActatgaaaaaatacaaataaagtatGAAACATAAACCACAAGAGTAAAGACCAATAACATTTTATATCTTAATGAAATGActatgggaattttaaaaaagaattattgagaATTATGAAAGtgagatgcctggctggctcagtctgtaaagcATGCCCCTCTtgttcttggggtcatgagttcaagccccacactgggtatagagattacttaaaaaaaaaaaaggaactatgaaaacaaaaccagatgaaacaaatagaaaaactaaaagcaggggcgcctgggtggctcagtgggttgaggcctctgccttcggctcaggtcatgatcccagggtcctggaattgagccccgcatcgggctctctgctgagcagggagcctgcttccctctctctctctgcctgcttctctgcctacttgtgatctctgtctgtcaaataaataaataaagtcttaaaaaaaaaaatcaatgaaaagctGCTTttacaaattatgaaaaaatgtAAGAGATTCATTTTCAGAAATGTGGCAAGGAAATGACCAGAGGACTCTTCTCGTAGTAACGCAAATGTATTACTGATTGTAAACACAAgcatggattttttcccccttttttcaaTGTGTGAAACTTTGAACACATACAAGAGAATAGTATCGTGGAACCCTATGCACCTATAACTCAGCTTCAAACATTATCAACACACAGCCAATCTTACTGCATGATCACTCTCCACACTGCCTGATGGACTGTCATGGAGCAAAGGCCCAAAGTTATTTcaactataaatattttagtatgtatcATTAAAATGACAGTATGTGACATTAAGAACATAAGGACAATAACATTATCTCACCTTAAAACACTAACAATAATTCCagtatcaaacaaacaaacaggattcAAATTCCcctcaatgttttgtttttttttccccagcagttGGTTTAATTCAGTCAGGTGCCAAACAAAGTCCACATTCTTTAATCTATTCCTATATAAGGCCCCCACCCcggaacccccccaccccccactccttcaAGAGAATTAGAAGAGTTCTGAGACCAATGCTAAATACAGATGTGTCATTATAACCCAAAAGGATTAATGTTGTCAATTTTAagttaaaacacaaatttaataaAAGCTTGCTTTTTTTACCCCATGTTGGGTAAATGAGAGCATAAGTTAAAGCAGGAAATAGCTATCAATTTTAAATTGTCCTTTAAACTCAGAACACTGGTAATATGTAAGGTATGATATATCCCAGGATATGCTATTTATAGTAAGAAAGACATCCCACCAATAATTAGTATCCAATGAATAAGGCTCCTTCAGGAGTCAAGTACATGCATCCTATTAGTTCTCCTTAGAGAAAGAGGTGCTAAGTCATATGGCGCTTCCTAAAGGTAGTATTCAATCCCAGtccatttttttctatctttgaaGAAAGATATAGAGTCAAAAAACTAgacttttcattctctcttcaaCCAAGGTAGAACCCATCAGTGAAATGAATAAGTATTTTAGATTCCTCTTCAGGCAAAGACCAATTTATCACAAGTCTTATCTTCCACCTCTGATACTCAGAGCTGCTTGTGCAATCTTGACCTTCTAAGGACCAGGAACCAAGTGAAAAACATGCTGTGATTTAATTTATATAGCTCTTTTTGGGGGCATATTCACCCCTCCCAATACAATAAGATTCCTTTCTACAAGAAAAGGGACCCAGGCTCAGTCAATTCTAATTGCTTAGTAGAAGCATTTAAGAATAAGTGTAAcacgaggcgcctgggtggctcagtgggttaaagcctctgccttcggctcaggtcatgatcccagggtcctgggatcgagccccacatcgggctctctgctcagcagggaatctgcttcctcctctctgtctgcttctctgcctgcttgtgatctctgccaaataaattttaaaaatcttaaaaaaaaaaaaagaatatgtgtaaCACTCTGCAAACAACTctatatgagaaaatattaacACACGGTTAAGGGCATTGTTGAACTCAAGTGTTCACCTATTGGTTTATCCACGTCAGGAACACTTAGTGAATGTAAGCACTGGGCTAAGTGCTGGGGATACAATCGTATAAAATTATATcgcataaaataaataaataatatgggcctgccctcagggagcttctAATATAGTCTATACAGAACAGACCTACATCAAAAGGATCACGTAAGAAAACATACTTGTTTGCACCTGTGATAAGAACTAGGCAGGAGAAACAAATGCTGCTACGAGAATTTACGACTGAGGAAAGATCAAAAAAGATGGTCACAAAAGATCTGCCTGAAAAAGGTATCTGGAGGGCCAAAACTGCCTATGCATAGACTCTTTGATTAAAGGGATCACAGCACATCTAAGTTAATGAAAGGCATGCATGACTCAAGCACAGAGAATGAGCTGGAACATGGTATAACAGGAAGTTGGGCAGGGGCTGGACCACATAGGGTCCAGTGGGTCATATTTGGTCTTTATCCTATGAGCAATGGGAAGCCACTAAAGTGTTTTAAGCAGAGTGGTTATGGGAAACGTGACCAAATCTGCATGCAGGAAACAGGCAGAGTGCCAAGATGAATAAAGCAAGACTAGTTACTTGGCAAGCTTAGTAcaaaaggagagatgaaaagtAGCTTAGATTGATGGAGATCAACAGAAGTAGGGAAATAACTGCTAATAACAGTTAACATGGATTAAACGCCATGAGAGAAACATAGTGCAATATCCTTTACATGCATCTCCTCTCATACTCAAAACAATCCCTTAGGATGAGTTTGttctattatccccattttgcaagAAACTAAGGGTTAGAGATGTTGTTTCTTTCCCAAAGTTACACAACCAGTTGAAGCCTGATCTCTAGCTAACACTAAAG contains these protein-coding regions:
- the GMFB gene encoding glia maturation factor beta isoform X2; the encoded protein is MSESLVVCDVAEDLVEKLRKFRFRKETNNAAIIMKIDKDKRLVVLDEELEGISPDELKDELPERQPRFIVYSYKYQHDDGRVSYPLCFIFSSPVGCKPEQQMMYAGSKNKLVQTAELTKVFEIRNTEDLTEEWLREKLGFFH
- the GMFB gene encoding glia maturation factor beta isoform X1, with protein sequence MSESLVVCDVAEDLVEKLRKFRFRKETNNAAIIMKIDKDKRLVVLDEELEGISPDELKDELPERQPRTFIVYSYKYQHDDGRVSYPLCFIFSSPVGCKPEQQMMYAGSKNKLVQTAELTKVFEIRNTEDLTEEWLREKLGFFH